A window of the Aeromicrobium phoceense genome harbors these coding sequences:
- a CDS encoding DUF6801 domain-containing protein, whose amino-acid sequence MASAVVGGGAIAFSAPAQAVPASIDRVPYVCKALNSTIDLSLQGPKQFYVTSQTDLPASVEAGATVPATETSLTLALSTALVDRLYGPMKVRRVKGSSTTKVDLQAVAPGGELVETMSPDVKGPNGEPGPLVNDWVDLTEGSEVSIVARGRVDAVDVPQAADGNGLIYVQMPLSFTLHSEMDPPVVGSISKADLRCTRGVLNSAGDGVVPDKEQRIIGTIAVGAGCSQTECPPPPVGSGTETPEDPDVPDGSGTDPEVIDPVNPDDPTDVSDSGYTWEDSDGDGVADTTTSVSAETTELPATGSPFAAGLAALFGLLVAIRLALAVRERRAGA is encoded by the coding sequence GTGGCCAGTGCCGTGGTCGGTGGCGGCGCCATCGCCTTCTCCGCGCCCGCGCAGGCCGTGCCGGCCAGCATCGACCGTGTCCCCTACGTCTGCAAGGCGCTGAACTCCACGATCGACCTCTCGCTCCAAGGGCCCAAGCAGTTCTACGTGACGTCGCAGACCGATCTGCCTGCGAGCGTCGAAGCCGGTGCAACCGTGCCCGCGACCGAGACGTCCCTGACGCTCGCGCTGTCGACCGCGCTCGTCGATCGGCTCTACGGACCGATGAAGGTGCGCCGGGTCAAGGGTTCCTCGACCACGAAGGTCGACCTTCAGGCCGTGGCGCCCGGGGGCGAGCTCGTCGAGACGATGAGCCCCGACGTCAAGGGACCCAACGGCGAGCCGGGACCCCTGGTCAACGACTGGGTCGACCTGACCGAGGGCAGCGAGGTGTCGATCGTCGCTCGCGGCAGGGTCGACGCCGTCGACGTGCCGCAGGCCGCTGACGGCAACGGCCTCATCTACGTCCAGATGCCCCTCAGCTTCACGCTCCACTCGGAGATGGACCCGCCGGTCGTCGGATCGATCTCCAAGGCAGACCTGCGGTGCACCCGAGGAGTGTTGAACTCGGCCGGGGACGGCGTCGTTCCCGACAAGGAGCAGCGCATCATCGGCACCATCGCGGTCGGAGCGGGCTGCTCCCAGACCGAGTGCCCGCCGCCGCCTGTCGGGTCCGGGACCGAGACACCTGAGGATCCCGACGTTCCCGACGGAAGCGGAACCGACCCCGAGGTGATCGACCCGGTCAACCCCGACGATCCCACCGACGTCAGCGACAGCGGCTACACCTGGGAGGACAGCGACGGCGACGGCGTGGCGGACACCACGACCAGCGTCTCCGCCGAGACGACCGAGCTCCCTGCGACCGGGTCCCCGTTCGCTGCCGGCCTGGCCGCCCTCTTCGGCCTTCTCGTGGCGATCCGCCTGGCGCTCGCGGTGAGGGAGCGGCGCGCCGGCGCGTGA
- a CDS encoding DUF4916 domain-containing protein: protein MPSVRTPDPNPGWLSEFELEETRGRVPILYVEAIPVRLDSLGQVEQVGLLLRGSATTGTMARSFVSGRVLHGEPIRTALMRNLEKDLGPTAFPQLPADIVPFTVAEYFPLPGVTPLHDARQHAVALAYVVAVTGECDPRQDALELSWLTPREALAPAVLDELEGGRGVLLQQAMAHVGALA, encoded by the coding sequence ATGCCCTCCGTGCGCACCCCCGACCCGAACCCCGGCTGGCTCTCCGAGTTTGAACTGGAGGAGACCCGCGGCCGCGTCCCGATCCTCTACGTGGAGGCGATCCCGGTCCGTCTGGACAGTCTCGGCCAGGTCGAGCAGGTCGGTCTGCTGCTGCGTGGGTCCGCCACCACCGGCACCATGGCGCGGTCGTTCGTCTCGGGACGCGTGCTCCACGGCGAGCCCATCCGCACCGCGCTGATGCGCAACCTGGAGAAGGACCTCGGTCCCACCGCGTTCCCGCAACTGCCCGCCGACATCGTGCCGTTCACGGTGGCCGAGTACTTTCCGTTGCCCGGCGTGACGCCCTTGCACGACGCGCGCCAGCACGCCGTCGCGTTGGCCTACGTCGTGGCGGTCACCGGTGAGTGCGACCCGCGCCAGGACGCGCTCGAGCTCTCGTGGCTGACCCCGCGCGAGGCCCTCGCCCCCGCGGTGCTCGACGAGCTCGAGGGAGGCCGCGGCGTCCTGCTCCAGCAGGCGATGGCGCACGTCGGCGCCCTGGCGTGA
- a CDS encoding ATP-binding cassette domain-containing protein produces the protein MTVAFHDYSWTPLHARRPALDRLDLRIDPGERVLLVGPSGSGKSTALHAIAGALGTTLVGEASGSVEVHGRIGMVTQNPSSSIVADRIGRDVAFGPENLGLPREEIWRRVDAALEAVGLDQGRERFTSALSGGERHRLALAGALATEPDLLLLDEPTSMLDAELAAEVRDAVLRVVGDCSLLVVEHRFELWLDHVDRVVVLEEGRPVFDGSVPSFRGAAVPEALWMPGRPAPEPAWIPEELVHPFAPAGVTARALVIDRVTRTLRGTERTRAVDGLTLELAPGTLTALVGRSGAGKSTALLALGGLLEPVSGEVDAPAELGWCPQDPELGFVARTVREELEASPAAFGRTVDVDAVLEVIGLVGRGDDHPYRLSGGEQRRLALAASCAHRPGLVLADEPTVGQDRGTWATVAGWLGASAQAGATVAVSTHDPDLPRDRDVVLHEGVVVR, from the coding sequence GTGACGGTCGCGTTCCACGACTACTCCTGGACGCCGCTGCACGCCCGCCGCCCGGCGCTCGACCGGCTTGACCTGCGCATCGACCCCGGTGAGCGCGTCCTGCTGGTCGGGCCCAGCGGCAGTGGCAAGTCGACCGCCCTGCATGCGATCGCCGGCGCACTCGGCACGACGCTGGTCGGCGAGGCCAGCGGATCGGTCGAGGTGCACGGGCGCATCGGGATGGTCACCCAGAACCCGTCCTCGTCGATCGTCGCGGACCGGATCGGGCGCGACGTGGCGTTCGGCCCGGAGAACCTGGGTCTGCCGCGCGAGGAGATCTGGCGACGGGTCGACGCCGCGCTCGAGGCGGTGGGCCTGGATCAGGGGCGTGAGCGCTTCACCAGTGCGCTGTCGGGCGGAGAGCGGCACCGTCTCGCGCTCGCGGGCGCCCTGGCGACGGAGCCGGACCTGCTCCTGCTGGACGAGCCGACGTCCATGCTGGACGCCGAGCTGGCGGCGGAGGTCCGCGACGCCGTCCTGCGCGTCGTCGGCGACTGCTCGCTCCTCGTGGTCGAGCACCGCTTCGAGCTCTGGCTCGACCATGTCGACCGGGTCGTCGTGCTCGAGGAGGGGCGACCGGTCTTCGACGGGTCCGTGCCGTCGTTCCGTGGCGCTGCCGTGCCGGAGGCGCTATGGATGCCGGGGCGCCCGGCGCCCGAGCCGGCCTGGATCCCTGAGGAACTGGTGCACCCGTTCGCCCCGGCCGGCGTCACCGCTCGTGCGCTGGTGATCGACCGGGTCACGCGCACGCTGCGGGGCACCGAGCGCACGCGGGCGGTCGACGGGCTGACGCTCGAGCTGGCACCCGGCACCCTGACAGCGCTCGTGGGCCGCAGCGGAGCGGGCAAGTCCACGGCGCTGCTGGCGCTGGGCGGACTCCTGGAGCCCGTCTCGGGGGAGGTCGACGCACCGGCCGAGCTCGGCTGGTGCCCCCAGGACCCCGAGCTCGGCTTCGTCGCGCGGACGGTGCGCGAGGAGCTGGAGGCCAGCCCTGCAGCGTTCGGGCGCACCGTCGACGTGGACGCGGTGCTCGAGGTCATCGGCCTGGTCGGCCGTGGTGACGATCACCCCTACCGGCTGTCGGGCGGAGAGCAGCGCCGGCTGGCGCTCGCGGCCAGCTGCGCGCACCGGCCGGGGCTGGTCCTCGCGGACGAGCCCACCGTCGGACAGGACCGAGGCACGTGGGCGACCGTCGCCGGCTGGCTGGGGGCGTCGGCGCAGGCAGGTGCCACGGTGGCCGTCTCCACGCACGATCCGGACCTGCCGCGCGACCGCGACGTGGTCCTGCATGAGGGGGTCGTCGTGCGATGA
- a CDS encoding MFS transporter — protein sequence MSRRAAPPGTRHPSPWLMLVAAMVAQVTATAVVSTPLLLIPHLHLDEGLSLVASGALAAAPLVGTLLTLVVWGAIVDRVGERIALSSGLALLVAGCAVALAGARADDAIVLALGFGLCGVAAGSSNSASGRLVVGWFPAHRRGLAMGIRQTGLPLGVGLAALVVPAAVQTRGVAWIVTLCLVVAAVATVFIAVTVVDPPRHASEDPSGGANPYRGDRRLARIHAASALLVIPQYVVWTFMLLWLIDRHGWSAAAAGVLYAVSQVLGAAGRIGAGWWSDRVGDRLGPMRQVAVAATAVMLLLALLEGSPVAVAIMVAATMITVADNGLAFTAVAEIAGSRWSGRAFGIQNTGQYLTSAAVPPVVGAIVQYAGYGWAFAAAAVFPLAAIACVPVATRR from the coding sequence GTGAGCCGCAGGGCGGCCCCGCCGGGGACCCGTCACCCGAGCCCGTGGCTCATGCTCGTCGCGGCGATGGTGGCCCAGGTCACCGCCACCGCCGTGGTGAGCACGCCGCTGCTCCTCATCCCCCACCTGCACCTCGACGAGGGCCTCTCCCTCGTGGCCAGCGGTGCGCTCGCCGCCGCGCCCCTGGTGGGCACGCTGCTCACGCTCGTGGTCTGGGGAGCGATCGTCGACCGCGTCGGTGAGCGGATCGCCCTGTCCTCCGGTCTCGCCCTCCTCGTGGCCGGATGCGCCGTGGCGCTCGCGGGCGCCCGCGCCGACGACGCGATCGTCCTGGCTCTCGGCTTCGGCCTCTGCGGCGTGGCCGCAGGCAGCTCCAACTCCGCCAGCGGCCGCCTCGTCGTGGGCTGGTTCCCGGCCCACCGGCGCGGACTCGCGATGGGCATCCGTCAGACCGGTCTTCCGCTGGGCGTCGGGCTCGCCGCCCTCGTCGTGCCGGCGGCGGTGCAGACCCGCGGCGTCGCGTGGATCGTCACGCTGTGTCTCGTCGTCGCGGCCGTCGCCACCGTCTTCATCGCCGTGACCGTCGTCGACCCGCCCCGCCACGCGAGCGAGGACCCCAGCGGCGGCGCCAACCCCTACCGAGGCGATCGACGGCTGGCCCGGATCCACGCCGCCTCCGCACTGCTCGTCATCCCGCAATACGTGGTGTGGACGTTCATGCTGCTGTGGCTGATCGACCGGCACGGCTGGAGCGCCGCCGCCGCGGGCGTCCTCTACGCCGTCTCGCAGGTGCTCGGCGCCGCCGGCCGCATCGGGGCCGGCTGGTGGTCCGACCGCGTCGGCGACCGGCTCGGTCCCATGCGACAGGTCGCGGTCGCGGCCACCGCGGTGATGCTGCTGCTGGCGCTCCTCGAGGGCTCGCCCGTCGCGGTCGCCATCATGGTCGCGGCGACGATGATCACAGTGGCCGACAACGGGCTGGCCTTCACGGCGGTGGCCGAGATCGCCGGGTCGCGCTGGTCGGGCCGGGCGTTCGGGATCCAGAACACCGGGCAGTACCTCACATCGGCCGCCGTCCCTCCCGTGGTGGGCGCGATCGTGCAGTACGCGGGCTACGGCTGGGCGTTCGCGGCCGCGGCGGTCTTCCCCCTCGCAGCCATCGCCTGCGTGCCCGTTGCTACTCGTAGGTAA
- a CDS encoding VanZ family protein, which translates to MSTVEIPVLPVLIPATIAAIAASLGWLHRRGRLTPLRAAVGVVACVYGAAVLAHVLLPFPVATDDPRPWRVLVHLTPFTDVLDDPAGMLLNILLFVPLGMLLPLVTGVRTVRRAAAVGLLVSVAIEAVQLAGVLVVGAGRIADVDDLVGNALGTAIGWTACVLLMQLPPLGRLAARASWAEDGIASGAAPGAAPATGG; encoded by the coding sequence GTGTCCACCGTCGAGATCCCCGTGCTCCCCGTGCTGATCCCGGCGACGATCGCCGCGATCGCCGCGTCGCTCGGGTGGCTGCACCGTCGCGGGCGCCTCACTCCGCTGCGCGCCGCGGTCGGCGTGGTCGCGTGCGTCTACGGCGCCGCCGTCCTGGCGCATGTGCTCCTGCCGTTTCCCGTCGCCACGGACGACCCGCGGCCGTGGCGCGTCCTGGTCCACCTCACGCCGTTCACCGACGTCCTGGACGACCCCGCCGGGATGCTGCTGAACATCCTGCTCTTCGTGCCCCTCGGAATGCTCCTGCCGCTCGTCACCGGAGTCCGGACGGTGCGCCGGGCGGCGGCCGTGGGTTTGCTGGTCAGCGTGGCCATCGAGGCGGTGCAGCTGGCCGGAGTGCTCGTCGTGGGCGCCGGCCGGATCGCCGATGTCGACGACCTCGTCGGCAACGCCCTGGGCACCGCGATCGGCTGGACCGCCTGCGTGCTGCTGATGCAGCTCCCACCGCTGGGCCGGCTCGCGGCTCGGGCCTCCTGGGCAGAGGACGGAATCGCCTCGGGGGCCGCCCCCGGTGCCGCGCCCGCCACGGGAGGCTAG
- a CDS encoding MlaE family ABC transporter permease — protein sequence MVDVKSAYRRPLSTLDDLGLQLAFYIRTIAWMPRVVMRYPREILRLLSEVTFGRGSLAVIGGTVGVITTMSFFTGVEVGMQGHSALEQLGTSAFSGFFSAYFNTREIAPLVAGIALAATVGCGFTAQLGAMRISEEVDALEVMAIPSLPYLVTTRVIAGLIAIIPLYMLGLMASYFATKLTVTAIYGQSEGTYDHYFNLFLPPEDVLWSFFKVLVFAFLVILIHCYYGYYASGGPVGVGVAVGRAVRTSIVVINVADLMMSMAIWGTTTTVRLAG from the coding sequence GTGGTCGACGTCAAGAGCGCCTACCGGCGGCCCCTGAGCACGCTGGACGACCTCGGACTCCAGCTCGCGTTCTACATCCGCACGATCGCGTGGATGCCCCGCGTGGTCATGAGGTACCCGCGGGAGATCCTGCGCCTGCTCTCCGAGGTCACCTTCGGGCGCGGCTCGCTCGCAGTGATCGGCGGCACGGTCGGCGTCATCACGACGATGTCGTTCTTCACCGGCGTCGAGGTCGGCATGCAGGGCCACAGTGCCCTGGAGCAGCTGGGCACCAGTGCGTTCTCCGGCTTCTTCTCGGCGTACTTCAACACGCGCGAGATCGCGCCGCTCGTCGCCGGCATCGCGCTGGCCGCCACCGTGGGCTGCGGCTTCACGGCGCAACTGGGCGCCATGCGGATCTCCGAGGAGGTCGACGCGCTCGAGGTCATGGCCATCCCGTCGCTCCCCTACCTGGTCACGACGCGCGTGATCGCCGGGCTCATCGCGATCATCCCGCTGTACATGCTCGGACTGATGGCCTCGTACTTCGCGACCAAGCTCACGGTGACGGCCATCTATGGTCAGAGCGAGGGCACCTACGACCACTACTTCAACCTGTTCCTCCCGCCGGAGGACGTGCTCTGGTCGTTCTTCAAGGTGCTGGTGTTCGCGTTCCTCGTGATCCTCATCCACTGCTACTACGGCTACTACGCCAGCGGTGGCCCCGTCGGCGTCGGCGTGGCGGTGGGCCGCGCCGTCCGCACGTCGATCGTCGTCATCAACGTCGCGGACCTCATGATGTCGATGGCGATCTGGGGCACCACCACGACCGTCAGGCTGGCCGGCTGA
- a CDS encoding ECF transporter S component, with protein MTSAVRSTTRYRTLDLVTITMLGVAFGVVFWGWGKLYALVDIGAAVGFKPAAALLAGMWLIAGVVGGLIVRRPGAALATELVAALVSTIVLGGTEWGSAVLISGLVQGLGAELAFAIFLYRRFDLPTAVLAGALSAVFAAFYEWNYYYADWDLTWRLFHLGFFVTSGIIIAGLGGWLLVRALAQAGALDSFAAGRQ; from the coding sequence ATGACATCTGCTGTCCGTTCCACCACGAGGTATCGCACGCTCGACCTGGTGACCATCACGATGCTCGGTGTCGCGTTCGGCGTCGTCTTCTGGGGCTGGGGGAAGCTCTACGCCCTCGTCGACATCGGTGCGGCCGTGGGATTCAAGCCGGCTGCGGCCCTCCTCGCCGGGATGTGGCTCATCGCCGGCGTCGTCGGCGGCCTGATCGTCCGCCGCCCAGGTGCGGCGCTCGCCACCGAGCTCGTCGCCGCGCTCGTGTCCACGATCGTCCTCGGCGGCACCGAGTGGGGCAGCGCGGTGCTGATCTCGGGCCTCGTCCAAGGGCTCGGGGCCGAGCTCGCGTTCGCGATCTTCCTGTACCGGAGGTTCGACCTGCCGACTGCCGTCCTCGCGGGCGCGTTGTCGGCGGTCTTCGCAGCCTTCTACGAATGGAACTACTACTACGCGGACTGGGACCTGACGTGGCGGCTGTTCCACCTGGGCTTCTTCGTCACCTCCGGCATCATCATCGCCGGGTTGGGTGGCTGGCTCCTGGTGCGTGCGCTCGCACAGGCAGGTGCGCTCGACTCGTTCGCTGCCGGCCGGCAGTGA
- a CDS encoding MlaE family ABC transporter permease, with protein MIATVTAPLATAGRLFAFGTDVLIAVFRRPFQFREFIQQAWFIASITIIPIALVAIPFGAVVALQTGSLVQQFGAQSFVGSAAVLAVLREAAPIATALLVAGAGGSAIAADLGARKIREELDAMMVLGIDPIQRLVVPRVLACMLVAVFLNGLVSVVGVLGGYIFNVVLQGGTPGAYLASFTALAQTPDLYQGMAKALVFGLIAALVSTYMGMHADGGPQGVGQAVMESVVITFLLLFMANFVMSALYFQLVPAKAL; from the coding sequence CTGATCGCCACCGTCACGGCGCCGCTGGCGACCGCAGGACGACTCTTCGCCTTCGGCACTGACGTGCTGATCGCCGTCTTCCGCCGGCCGTTCCAGTTCCGCGAGTTCATCCAGCAGGCGTGGTTCATCGCCTCGATCACGATCATCCCGATCGCCCTGGTGGCCATCCCGTTCGGTGCCGTCGTGGCGCTGCAGACCGGCAGCCTCGTCCAGCAGTTCGGCGCGCAGTCGTTCGTGGGCTCGGCCGCGGTCCTGGCGGTGCTGCGCGAGGCTGCCCCGATCGCCACGGCGCTGCTGGTGGCGGGTGCCGGTGGGTCCGCGATCGCTGCCGACCTCGGAGCCCGCAAGATCCGTGAGGAACTCGACGCGATGATGGTGCTGGGTATCGACCCGATCCAGCGTCTCGTCGTGCCGCGGGTCCTGGCCTGCATGCTCGTGGCCGTCTTCCTCAACGGACTGGTCAGCGTCGTCGGCGTGCTCGGCGGCTACATCTTCAACGTCGTGCTCCAAGGGGGCACCCCGGGCGCCTACCTGGCCTCGTTCACGGCGCTCGCCCAGACGCCCGACCTCTACCAGGGCATGGCGAAGGCCCTCGTGTTCGGCCTGATCGCCGCGCTCGTGTCCACCTACATGGGGATGCACGCCGACGGCGGTCCGCAGGGCGTCGGCCAGGCCGTCATGGAGTCGGTCGTCATCACCTTCCTCCTCCTGTTCATGGCGAACTTCGTCATGAGCGCGCTGTACTTCCAGCTCGTCCCGGCGAAGGCGTTGTGA
- a CDS encoding DUF6801 domain-containing protein codes for MRFTLLPSRRATAAVAAVGLAAAGVVGAGFLSPAAADQTLEKDFPFKCEVIAGGLNLGIQDIGVKATTVVPDSVTPGETIPSTAVSITLTMPELLRQSTALLLGGREAAGASTDSAVTLTSGGQTMTVAIPELGSARTPIPQVANEPWLIPATGMVPPITVPDYATDTVVVGMPQTFNITATIYKADDSTIPSTLSCTGPADLALGSIAVTEPTSEPTTEPTTEPTTEPTTEPTTEPTTEPTTEPTTEPTTEPTTEPTTEPTTEPTTEPTTEPTTDPTTEPTTEPTTEPTTEPTTEPTTDPTTEPTTEPTEPTPTEPVDLSKSFTYVCEVVAGGLNLGNHDIGVLAETTVPGSVRPGETIAERGVSITLTMPELLRESTVLLLGGRSAEGSSTDAAITLTTGGQTSTVAIPNLSSPRTDIPQQAGSPWLIPASGTVPSITVPAYAAESVALGMPQDFTIAATIHTTSTTLPAALTCAGPSALDLGSIPVSGDPVTNPTTEPTSEPTTEPTSEPTTEPTSEPTSEPTSEPTAEPTTEPTTDPGEEPADDEVELLSSDVLSPGDTITFAFGPDWIGKELAFELHSEPIAMGTRVVSTSGEASVRIPTNAPLGSHTVKVLSRGVVIAEVPVEIVAADASGDASDDDWASDDYLAAAGGPGLGVAVLGGALVVAGAAVMLQRRRTRRD; via the coding sequence GTGCGCTTCACACTTCTACCGTCCCGACGCGCGACCGCCGCTGTCGCCGCCGTGGGCCTGGCCGCCGCCGGTGTCGTCGGTGCCGGCTTCCTCAGTCCGGCGGCCGCCGACCAGACGCTCGAGAAGGACTTCCCCTTCAAGTGCGAGGTCATCGCCGGCGGTCTGAACCTCGGCATCCAGGACATCGGCGTCAAGGCCACGACGGTGGTCCCGGACTCGGTGACTCCCGGCGAGACCATCCCCTCCACCGCCGTGAGCATCACGCTCACGATGCCGGAGCTCCTGCGTCAGTCCACCGCGCTGCTGCTCGGAGGACGTGAGGCAGCCGGTGCGTCCACCGACTCCGCCGTCACCCTCACGTCGGGCGGCCAGACGATGACGGTCGCGATCCCCGAGCTGGGTTCGGCCCGCACGCCGATCCCGCAGGTGGCGAACGAGCCGTGGCTCATCCCGGCCACCGGCATGGTGCCGCCCATCACGGTGCCGGACTACGCCACCGACACGGTGGTCGTGGGCATGCCCCAGACCTTCAACATCACCGCCACCATCTACAAGGCCGACGACTCCACGATCCCGTCGACGCTCTCGTGCACCGGCCCCGCTGACCTGGCCCTGGGTTCGATCGCGGTGACCGAGCCCACGTCGGAACCGACGACGGAGCCGACGACGGAGCCGACCACCGAGCCGACCACCGAGCCGACGACCGAGCCGACGACGGAGCCCACCACCGAGCCGACGACCGAGCCGACGACCGAGCCCACCACGGAGCCGACGACGGAGCCGACGACGGAGCCGACGACCGAGCCGACGACCGAGCCGACGACCGACCCGACGACCGAGCCCACCACGGAGCCCACCACGGAGCCGACCACGGAGCCGACCACGGAGCCGACGACCGACCCGACGACCGAGCCCACCACGGAGCCGACCGAGCCCACGCCGACTGAGCCGGTCGACCTCTCGAAGAGCTTCACGTACGTGTGCGAGGTCGTCGCTGGCGGACTCAACCTGGGCAACCACGACATCGGCGTCCTGGCCGAGACGACGGTTCCCGGCTCAGTGCGCCCCGGTGAGACCATCGCGGAGCGCGGGGTCAGCATCACGCTGACGATGCCGGAGCTGCTGCGCGAGTCGACCGTGCTCCTGTTGGGTGGCCGGTCGGCCGAGGGCAGCTCGACCGATGCCGCCATCACGCTCACCACCGGCGGTCAGACGTCGACGGTCGCGATCCCGAACCTGAGCTCCCCCCGCACGGACATCCCGCAGCAGGCCGGCTCCCCGTGGCTGATCCCGGCCTCGGGCACGGTGCCCTCGATCACCGTCCCGGCCTACGCGGCCGAGTCGGTGGCGCTGGGCATGCCGCAGGACTTCACCATTGCGGCGACGATCCACACCACGAGCACCACGCTGCCGGCGGCACTGACCTGCGCGGGTCCGTCCGCGCTGGATCTCGGCAGCATCCCGGTCTCGGGCGACCCCGTCACCAACCCGACGACCGAGCCGACCTCGGAGCCGACGACCGAGCCGACTTCGGAGCCGACGACCGAGCCGACTTCGGAGCCGACCTCGGAGCCGACGAGCGAACCGACCGCGGAGCCGACGACCGAGCCCACGACTGACCCGGGCGAGGAGCCCGCCGACGATGAGGTCGAGCTGCTCAGCTCCGACGTGCTGTCGCCCGGCGACACGATCACCTTCGCGTTCGGTCCGGACTGGATCGGCAAGGAGCTGGCCTTCGAGCTGCACTCCGAACCGATCGCGATGGGCACGCGGGTGGTGAGCACCTCGGGCGAGGCCTCGGTGCGCATCCCGACGAACGCGCCGCTCGGCTCCCACACGGTGAAGGTGCTCAGCCGGGGCGTCGTCATCGCCGAGGTCCCGGTGGAGATCGTCGCCGCCGACGCCAGTGGCGACGCCTCGGACGACGACTGGGCCAGCGACGACTACCTGGCCGCCGCCGGTGGTCCGGGGCTCGGTGTCGCAGTCCTCGGCGGCGCCCTGGTCGTGGCTGGTGCAGCCGTGATGCTGCAACGTCGCCGCACGCGTCGCGACTGA
- a CDS encoding ABC transporter ATP-binding protein — MGVEVRVEGLTKTFGQQTIWRDVSLTLPAGQISVMLGPSGTGKSVFLKALIGLLKPDEGHIFIEGTDIATCSERELYEIRKLFGVLFQDGAMFGSMTLFDNVAFPLREHTRKNETEIRDIVMEKMSMVGLVGAEMKLPGEISGGMRKRAGLARALVLEPEIILFDEPDSGLDPVRTAFINQLMVDLNAQTEATFLIVTHDINTARTVPDNIGLLYHRHLSMFGPREMLLSSEEPAVRQFLNAQTVGPIGMSEEKDADELAAEDHTTLPPLPPIPLQLFPSDGRPRATQAEPGAWCAAHGVVPPPGSFENDGSGFMSPSPQSVGGAR; from the coding sequence ATGGGTGTCGAAGTTCGCGTCGAAGGCCTGACCAAGACGTTCGGTCAGCAGACGATCTGGCGTGACGTGTCGCTGACGCTGCCCGCCGGGCAGATCAGCGTCATGCTCGGCCCGTCGGGCACCGGCAAGTCGGTGTTCCTCAAGGCGCTCATCGGCCTGCTCAAGCCCGACGAGGGACACATCTTCATCGAGGGCACCGACATCGCCACCTGCAGCGAGCGCGAGCTCTACGAGATCCGCAAGCTGTTCGGCGTGCTGTTCCAGGACGGGGCCATGTTCGGGTCGATGACCCTGTTCGACAACGTGGCCTTCCCCCTGCGCGAGCACACCCGCAAGAACGAGACCGAGATTCGCGACATCGTCATGGAGAAGATGTCGATGGTCGGCCTCGTGGGCGCCGAGATGAAGCTTCCCGGTGAGATCTCCGGCGGCATGCGCAAGCGAGCCGGCCTCGCTCGTGCGCTGGTGCTCGAGCCCGAGATCATCCTGTTCGACGAGCCGGACTCCGGCCTGGATCCGGTGCGCACCGCGTTCATCAACCAGCTCATGGTCGACCTGAACGCCCAGACCGAGGCCACCTTCCTCATCGTCACCCACGACATCAACACCGCGCGCACGGTGCCCGACAACATCGGCCTGCTCTACCACCGCCACCTCTCGATGTTCGGTCCCCGCGAGATGCTGCTCTCGAGCGAGGAGCCGGCGGTGCGCCAGTTCCTCAACGCCCAGACCGTGGGGCCCATCGGCATGAGCGAGGAGAAGGACGCAGACGAGCTCGCCGCCGAGGACCACACCACGCTGCCGCCGCTGCCGCCCATCCCGCTCCAGCTCTTCCCGTCCGACGGCCGCCCTCGCGCCACGCAGGCCGAGCCGGGGGCCTGGTGCGCCGCCCACGGTGTCGTCCCGCCGCCGGGCTCCTTCGAGAACGACGGCTCGGGGTTCATGTCCCCGTCGCCGCAGTCCGTCGGCGGTGCCCGTTGA